The DNA segment tggaaaataagtaatttacattaatttgctatttacaaaaatattacagAGAACTACAATCTCAGGGAAGATAGCCAATCATGTAAGCGGAAGGCTGAAAGGAGATTGAGTGATAATAGGGGCCATGGCGGAGGAGAGCCGGCGGAGCCTGAGGAGCTTGGCTAAAGAAGTCTCTCGCGGCTTCAGCTACCACCACCATGCAATCCATTGTTCTCTTCACAATTTCTATACAAAGCTCTATTCTCTTTATCAGCATTgatcctctctcttctctctctttctctagaCCTTCAAATTCTTACTCCTCTTTGCCTTCGTCTTTATATCTCAACACATGCATGCCATGTGAAGTATATGCGTGTGTATAAACACAAAATTGTTGTTTAACTACTTAAAATAACACTATTACTTAAATAATCAAAGAAACGATGGCGTCCTGCgcgttttttgttttttagagAAAATTGTAAAGCATTGACTTTGTTAAAGAACTAAATTATTGAATTGGTTTAGTTTTTCCAAAACAATTTAGTTATCCAATtgatattttcaaaagatattTTCCTAGAAATAAAAACTAGTTTTGAGTctatttcattttcatataccaAATTTATTCAAACTTTTATTGGTAAACTAAAAGAATCATAAGCTTATATAAGTGCGTGGGAGTAATTTATGGGTATTTACATAGAACAAACTTTATGTTATATGGATCATGTGACTGAGCTCGCTCAAACACTGAAGTGATGATCGAGCATGAATGAGATAAAttgcttacaaaaaaaaaaagtatttttgtttGATCTATTAAACTCAAATCAG comes from the Brassica napus cultivar Da-Ae chromosome A7, Da-Ae, whole genome shotgun sequence genome and includes:
- the LOC106410135 gene encoding uncharacterized protein LOC106410135; amino-acid sequence: MLIKRIELCIEIVKRTMDCMVVVAEAARDFFSQAPQAPPALLRHGPYYHSISFQPSAYMIGYLP